From the genome of Vicia villosa cultivar HV-30 ecotype Madison, WI linkage group LG2, Vvil1.0, whole genome shotgun sequence, one region includes:
- the LOC131648981 gene encoding uncharacterized protein LOC131648981, producing MNDQSKMMMNLNQMNQSQMMKMNPPQPQSQMMKMKMNPPQIINQSQEQFLMNHNQGMNQQQMMNPNLPPMMNRGGYKVWSQQLPLDPNMKFQNPNLKPNFAKPGRSNNNNNNWKGKKVGGDKRKDIRRMENSSGISNNSVGYQPPTLQELQSQNRLKARKFYPKKKFNARFAPFAPRNTTSYIIRAKKSGGIASLVSPCPVTPAVLPTPILSPSREMLGDMAKEEWGVDGYGSMKGLIRLRDVHDDEDEDGGDGSSESDVEEHVEVERRLDHDLSRFEMIYPNYGGGDYNNVLENRVDDQDSHIAQLEEENLTLRERLFLMERELGDLRRRMLFLERQSQNQVVEDVNEEVVENGSDNESDGGSDVPVMGIENNAEMVDSMMESERNENIEANAAVKLENDGVSEADGVEDVFMEESVPSEVVSNQDEFKGNEMGGGFVFDEVKGEKEELKVELATQQCVPDETFAKENDYKESGENEMVDRSDESKTQEATNESANYLASERDECKNSIVGTS from the coding sequence ATGAACGATCAatcgaagatgatgatgaatttgAACCAGATGAATCAGTctcagatgatgaagatgaatccgcCTCAGCCTCAGTctcagatgatgaagatgaagatgaatccgcCTCAGATTATTAATCAGTCTCAGGAACAGTTTCTGATGAACCATAATCAAGGAATGAATCAGCAGCAGATGATGAATCCGAATCTTCCTCCGATGATGAATCGTGGAGGATATAAGGTTTGGTCTCAACAGCTTCCTTTGGATCCTAACATGAAGTTTCAGAACCCTAATTTGAAACCTAATTTCGCGAAACCGGGGcgaagtaataataataataacaactggAAGGGGAAGAAGGTTGGTGGTGATAAGAGGAAAGATATTAGGAGAATGGAAAATTCGAGTGGAATTTCCAACAACAGTGTTGGTTACCAACCACCTACTCTTCAGGAGTTGCAGTCTCAGAATCGTTTGAAAGCGCGGAAGTTCTATCCTAAGAAGAAGTTTAATGCTAGATTTGCTCCTTTTGCGCCGAGGAATACCACTTCGTATATTATTCGTGCTAAGAAATCTGGTGGGATTGCATCGCTTGTGTCGCCTTGTCCTGTGACTCCGGCTGTGCTTCCTACGCCGATATTGTCTCCGTCGAGGGAGATGTTGGGAGATATGGCAAAGGAAGAGTGGGGTGTTGATGGGTATGGGTCGATGAAGGGTTTGATTAGGCTTCGGGATGTTCATGATGATgaggatgaagatggtggtgatgGGTCGAGTGAGAGTGATGTGGAGGAACATGTGGAGGTTGAGAGGAGGCTGGACCATGATTTGAGCCGGTTTGAGATGATATACCCGAATTACGGAGGTGGGGATTATAATAATGTGTTAGAAAATAGGGTTGATGATCAGGATTCTCATATTGCACAGTTGGAGGAAGAGAATTTGACTTTGAGGGAGAGACTTTTCCTAATGGAGAGGGAGTTGGGTGATTTGCGAAGGAGGATGCTGTTTCTCGAGAGGCAGAGTCAGAACCAGGTTGTGGAAGATGTCAATGAGGAAGTAGTGGAGAATGGGTCTGATAATGAAAGTGACGGGGGATCTGATGTGCCTGTTATGGGAATTGAGAACAACGCTGAAATGGTTGATTCAATGATGGAAAGTGAGAGAAAtgaaaacattgaggccaatgctGCTGTTAAGTTAGAAAACGACGGAGTATCAGAAGCTGATGGTGTAGAGGATGTTTTTATGGAAGAGTCTGTTCCGAGTGAGGTGGTTTCAAATCAGGATGAGTTCAAAGGTAATGAAATGGGAGGTGGCTTTGTGTTTGATGAAGTTAAGGGAGAGAAGGAAGAGCTTAAGGTTGAATTAGCCACACAACAGTGTGTACCAGATGAAACTTTTGCCAAAGAAAACGATTATAAAGAGAGTGGCGAGAATGAAATGGTTGATAGAAGTGATGAATCGAAAACCCAAGAAGCAACAAATGAAAGTGCAAATTACTTAGCGAGTGAGAGGGATGAATGCAAGAATTCGATAGTTGGGACAAGTTAA